One Alosa alosa isolate M-15738 ecotype Scorff River chromosome 22, AALO_Geno_1.1, whole genome shotgun sequence DNA segment encodes these proteins:
- the rabep2 gene encoding LOW QUALITY PROTEIN: rab GTPase-binding effector protein 2 (The sequence of the model RefSeq protein was modified relative to this genomic sequence to represent the inferred CDS: deleted 1 base in 1 codon; substituted 1 base at 1 genomic stop codon): MEVSEKPAENGENSGDVAAHLQTQLEKVQAQLEHWQGVATICELSKEEELKELQKHCDQEIQSLQEALRETASQYEARISSLQMERTQWRRASFGNDSKGAGGGVREGRGSEVEGGELEHTGLMMMMGGGYLDSSPSHLDASSHLDSSPSHLDASSHLDASSHLDASTWTPASPGQLAISPGRLPHLDSSPSHLDACLTWTARHLTWTPASPGQLAISPGRLPHLDSSPSHLDACLTWTARHLTWTPASPGQLAISPGRLPHLDSSPSHLDACLTWTARHLTWTPASPGQLAISPGRLPHLDSSPSHLDACLTWTDAHRLIAISPGASPTITGVVPWTGVPLVSFSMDTPCLPRRPPQDDTASIVSTGTLVPEAIYLPPPGHRLITHSAWDALHAQAAAGEVTQLREQRIELERELDTQTTETQKQVSVLQSQVQTSEALLQELQQSFSQSQSAVQSRLAELSVSQRRVCSELSRLKGEEPEEEGAAEMNTNFSSSSMQGSHCEERISIKXINLKEQLETRTEESEVLEVRLSSLKTETDRIQTQKEKLECEMQACRTELQGLRVALAHLQGDKKSLQNDKVPLQQQCLEFRSQVISLRTQMDTSQTVQMDFVQLSQSLQVKLELIRQAQTLDQVKAILGEELSSEEAPPSMAT; encoded by the exons ATGGAAGTGTCTGAGAAACCGGCTGAGAACGGTGAAAACTCGG GTGATGTGGCGGCGCACCTGCAGACTCAGTTGGAGAAGGTGCAGGCTCAACTGGAGCATTGGCAGGGCGTGGCCACAATCTGTGAGCTCAGCAAGGAGGAGGAGCTTAAGGAGCTGCAGAAACACTGTGACCAGGAAATACAGTCATTACAGGAGGCCTTGAGAG AAACCGCATCTCAGTATGAGGCCCGGATCTCCAGTCTACAGATGGAACGAACACAGTGGAGACGAGCCAGCTTTGGCAACGacagcaag GGTGCAGGTGGGGGGGTACGTGAGGGCCGTGGCAGTgaggtggaggggggtgagCTGGAACACACTggtctgatgatgatgatgggtgGTGGCTACCTGGACAGCTCGCCATCTCACCTGGACGCCTCGTCTCACCTGGACAGCTCGCCATCTCACCTGGACGCCTCGTCTCACCTGGACGCCTCGTCTCACCTGGACGCCTCAACCTGGACGCCTGCCTCACCTGGACAGCTCGCCATCTCACCTGGACGCCTGCCTCACCTGGACAGCTCGCCATCTCACCTGGACGCCTGCCTCACCTGGACAGCTCGCCATCTCACCTGGACGCCTGCCTCACCTGGACAGCTCGCCATCTCACCTGGACGCCTGCCTCACCTGGACAGCTCGCCATCTCACCTGGACGCCTGCCTCACCTGGACAGCTCGCCATCTCACCTGGACGCCTGCCTCACCTGGACAGCTCGCCATCTCACCTGGACGCCTGCCTCACCTGGACAGCTCGCCATCTCACCTGGACGCCTGCCTCACCTGGACAGCTCGCCATCTCACCTGGACGCCTGCCTCACCTGGACAGCTCGCCATCTCACCTGGACGCCTGCCTCACCTGGACAGCTCGCCATCTCACCTGGACGCCTGCCTCACCTGGACA GACGCACACCGCCTTATCGCCATCTCACCTGGAGCCTCGCCCACCATCACTGGTGTGGTGCCCTGGACGGGCGTGCCGCTGGTGTCCTTCTCGATGGACACGCCCTGCCTCCCCCGCCGGCCGCCCCAGGACGACACCGCCTCCATCGTCTCCACGGGAACGCTGGTGCCCGAGGCCATCTACCTGCCCCCGCCCGGACACCGGCTCATCACACACTCCGCCTGGGACGCACTACacgcacag GCAG CCGCAGGAGAGGTGACTCAGTTGCGTGAGCAGAGAatagagctggagagagagctggacaCTCAgaccacagaaacacagaaacag gtgtcaGTCCTCCAGTCTCAGGTGCAGACATCAGAGGCCCTCCTCCAGGAGCTGCAGCAGTctttcagccaatcacagagtGCTGTGCAGAGCCGCCTG gcagagCTGTCTGTTTCTCAGAGGAGAGTGTGTAGCGAGCTGTCCAGACTGAAAGGGGAGGAGCCAGAAGAGGAAGGGGCAGCAGAGATGAACACAAACTTCAGCAGCTCCtcaatgcag GGGTCGCactgtgaggagaga attaGCATCAAGTAAATCAACCTGAAGGAGCAGCTGGAGACACGCACAGAAGAGAGCG AAGTGCTTGAGG TCCGGCTGTCCAGTTTAAAAACAGAGACGGACCGCATCCAAACCCAGaaggaaaag ttggagTGTGAGATGCAGGCGTGTCGCACTGAACTTCAGGGCCTGCGAGTGGCGCTAGCTCATCTCCAGGGAGACAAGAAGAGTCTCCAGAAcgacaagg TGCCGCTGCAGCAGCAGTGTCTGGAGTTCCGCAGTCAGGTGATCAGCCTTCGCACTCAGATGGACACCAGCCAGACCGTACAGATGGACTTCGTCCAGCTCTCCCAGTctctacag gTAAAGTTGGAGTTGATTCGTCAAGCTCAGACTCTGGACCAAGTGAAGGCGATATTGGGGGAGGAGCTTAGCTCAGAGGAAGCCCCGCCCAGCATGGCCACCTga